The Calditrichota bacterium genome includes the window AGTCCCCGACCATGGCCCAGGGCGCTGCTCAGCGACGCCCATAAGGCTGCGGTGCCCTTTCGTCCAATCTCTATTTTTCTCGGTCACGGGAAAGGCCTTGCCCGACGGGATCGGTCCTGACCCACCAACCGTGGTGACCATCCAAAGCAAAGGGGCTGGTCGCTATCTGACCAGCCCCTCGTTTCCGCAGCCGCGAGCGGGCTACCTGTAAGTGATCGTCAAGCCAGCGTTGAAGGTGCGCGGCAGCCCAAAGAACACCTCGGCATCGTCCGCATCGTGGTCCTTGTCCCAGGCGTTGTACGCGCTGTTGTCGGTGGCATCCTGTATGTACTCGGTGTCCAGCGCGTTGAACACATGGGCAAAGAGCTGCAGTCCCACCCCACCAAACCGGAAGGGCAGATCGTAGGTGAGGTGGAAGTCAAGCACGCCGTAGTCTGGCGCACGCCAGCTCTGCTTGCGGTCGGCAGGATTGGTTCTGCCCAGCGGGTCCCAGTCGGCGTAGTGGCGCATGTAGTAGCGATAGACGGCCTGTGCTTGCAGTCCCCGGAGTGGGAACACCGATCCCACGAGGGCGAACTGGGTCTGCGGCGCGTCGCCGACCTTGAGGCCTTTGACATAGAAATTGTACGCGACGTCCTGGGCTCCGCCGGTCGTGTAGTCCTTGTAAACACCGGAAACGTCTTTGAGGTACTTCCAGTCGCCGACGGACGCGGAGCCCTCGATGCGGAATAGCTGCATCGGCTGGAAGGAGGTTTCCAGCTCCACACCCTGGTGGCGCAGATCAATGCCCTGGATGAAGATAATGCCCTCGGTGCCATCCGGGTTGGTCACCTCGCGCGGTACCGAGCGGTCCATCCAGGTGGTGTGGTAGAGGTTGCCGCGCACCACCAACCTGCCGTCCATGGCCACGTAGTTGACGCCGGCCTCTACCGAGGTGAACTTTTCGTTCTTTGGATCGGTGGCCTTGGTGCCTGTACGGTCGTTAATCACGTTGTCGAAGATGGGCACCTTCTCCACATAGCCGGCGTTGGCAAAGGCGTCCAGTTGTCTGGTGAAGCGATAGCTCGCACCGCCCTTCACCTGGTACCCGGAGATCCAGTCGGTATTCGCCTTTAGCTCGCCGCCTGTAGCCGGGTCCTTGCGGAAGTGGTTGGTGTAGCTATACTTGATGGTGGAATAGCCGCCCATACCATAGGCGGTCACCGCTCCCCGCGCGTATTCCGCTTGGCCAAACACACCTGCCCAGTCCACGGTGTTGGTAAAGTCATAGTCGATCTTGTCGCCCAGTTTGCGCTGCTTCTGGGCATCGGTCCAAAAGTCGGAGTGGGTCGCGTAGAAGTATTCGCCGCCCAGCAGGTCGCGCACTTCGCGATAGTGCTTGATCTCGGCGGTGCGCCAATCAACGCCGGCGGTCAACTTCACTGGGGCGCTGAGTTGATACGTCACCTTGGAGATCGCCCCGATTGTCCACTGGGTATTGACGCTGTTGCGCAATATACCCTTCGAGCCTGTGGCACTGGCTTTGTTGTTGGCGATGGTGGCATCCCAGTCTGGGGTGCGCGTCGGCGTCGTTGTGTTCCATTTGATGGACCCAAATGTGCCCGTGCCGCCGCCCTTGCCGCCGGAGTAGTACACCGTGCTCAGCAGTCCCAACTTCTCGGTGAGCTGCGAGTACCAGTTCAGGTTGACCAGTGGTTTGTGGTAATAGTTCTCGCGCTCGTTGATGAAATTGGGGTTGTAGCGCTCGTGCGTCTTGCCGTCCCAGTACTGCAGGCCCGTGTAGGAAGAGCTCACCGGACCCCAGTTCTGGTTGTACTTGCGTCCCTGCTTCGCTTCGAAGTACTTCGTGAGCGCGGCCTGGTCGTAGTCGCTCAGCTTCTTGGCAAAGTCGGCGCTGTAGACGCCGATGTTCTGGCGGAAACTGTTTTGGCCGTGCCTCTGCGGGGCGCCCAGCGCATAGAGCTCCAGCCTGTTCTTCGGGTTGACCTGCCAGCTGGCGCCGAAGTAGTAGGCCCAGGCATCGGTCCAGGTCTTGTCGATGACCCCATCGCCGACCTTGCGCACTGCGCCGGCGCTGAAGGCGTACTTGCCCGCGATCAGGCCACTGTTGGCAATGAGGGTCGACTTCAGGAAGCCATCATTGCCTACTTCCTGCTTGAACCTGACACCCAGCTCCGTGGCCGTAGGGTCGGTGATGATGTTCATGGTGCCACCGATGGACGGGGTAGCCAAATTGACGGCGCTCAAGCCGCGCTGTATCTGGATCGAGGAGGTGGCATCTGCGACGCCATCCCAGTTGGACCAGTACAGCCAAGCGTTCTCCATGTCGTTGACCGGCACGCCGTTGATCATGATGGCGATGTTGCGCTGGTTAAAGCCGCGCACGTTGACCCGCGCGTCACCGGCGCCGCCGCCCTGCATGGTGGCGTACACACTCGGGGTCGTGTTCAGCACCAAGGGAATATCCTGGGAGCCAAGTCGTGCCTCCATCTCCTCCTTGCGCACGTCGGTGAAGGCCACCGGCGTCTCGCGGATCTTGGCACGGTCGGCCAGCACCATAATGGTGGCCCCGGAGATGACCTCAGGCTCCAACTCCACCTCGATGCGCGTGGTCAGATTCGCCTGCACCGCCACTTCGACAAACGCCGTGCGGTAGCCGATGTAGCTGACACGCAGTTGGTGCGTCCCCAAGGGCGCCTTGGGGATCACGAACTCCCCTGCCAGGTTGGTGGCCGCACCTACGACGGTCCCCTGCAACACCACGTTTGCCGCAGGTAGCGGGGCACCGGTTCGCGCATCGGTGACCCTGCCCACCACCCTGCCGCTTTGCGCCAACACCAGCCCCGGCACACTGGCCACCAGCAGCAGAGACACAACAACCAGCAGTTTGCCCTTCATACACTCCCTCCAGGAATGGTTGTCTTCCTTTCGCACTGGACCGGCATGCACGTCGGTTCACTTGGTCCATCAACCCCAGCACCCAGAGGCCTCCCTGGCGACGGGTGACTTCCGTCGACCCGCCCTCTCCAACCTCTGGCCCCCCCGGCAAGGGCACGATTCCGCCTCCTCAAACGGCTTGGAGAGCAACCTAGGCTCTATCCGCTCGCGCCAGCCTTGCCGTTTCGCACTTGTCAAAGAACAGAACCGCCCCGTGGTACGCTTCGATCCAATGCGCTCCTCCATCCCGAAAAGCCAACGAGCTCCTTTGCTCGGCTCGCTTCCTTCCGGACGCCGGCAAATATAGCGATTCTCTGGCAAGCAGTCAAGGCCGAAGTTCTACATGTCGACGATGGCGCGACGACACAGGCCACATGTTGAGCAGGCAACTTCGGGCACAACTCGACAACAGCCCGGGCGAGATCCCTTCAGGGTTGCTCAACTGGGAGGTCTGACTCTGAGACTGAGAAACGGAAGCGGCGAATACGGTGCGCATCGGCCTCGGCAACATACACCACATTGTCGTTGGACACGAACAGCCCCCGCGGCCGGGCAAACACCTCCTGCCCAAGCCCGGTTTTCCCCAGGGAAGCAGGATGGCCGGCTCTGCCCCCCTTGTTGAAGAACTTGTAGACCCTGCCGGCCTGCGTGTCGGCCACAAAGATGGCGCCGTCCTGATCCAACGCCACGTCGTACGGCCCGACAAAGCGGTTGAGATCCATGATCGGGTGCTGGTACAGCGTGTAGGCCGAGGTGTAAAAGTCCCCCTGCTTCTTTAGTTTCTGCACCAAGAAGTTGCCACCCAATTGGGTGAAGTAGATGTTGCCTTCGCCATCGACGGTGAGGCCGCGTGGGTTGTCCACCGTGCCCGCGCCTGAGCCGTACGTTGCCACCTCGCCGTCGTAGACCCCCTTGAAGGTCGGGTGGACTCTGCCGTTGCGCAGCCGAGCCCTGCCACTGACCACGATGCGCAGGCGGAGAATGCGGTTGTACCCCTTGTCGGTCAGGAAGACGGTGTTCGAGGCAGTTGGGCCAAAGGCCACCCCTTGAAAACTGGTCTTGCGCCCCTCATCCACGTAGAAAGGGTGAATCCCCAGCACTGAATCAATGATCGCCCGCTCGCCCGAGAATTTGCCCGTAACGCCGGCGATGGAATCCACCTCCTCCCGGTGCAGGTACTGGTTCCACACCCAGACGGTCTTCCCCCCGGTGACAATGAGCAGGTTCAGCTTGGCGTCGATATCGACGGCCAGAGGCCCCGGCACCGGCGCGATCTGGTCCAAGCCATGCTCCCGGACGAGTTGGCCAGCAGTAGTGAGCACGAACACCCGGTCGTTGGCGCTGTCCGCGACAAAGAGGTAGCCGTCATCGCCAATGGTGATGTCCGTGGGCACCATGGGCTGCGGCGCAAAATAGCCTATCGTCTCCGCATCCCACACGGGATTCAAAGGGATGTAGGAAGTGTCGCTGGCGCCGAAGGAGCGCGCCACAGTAGTGACCGCCGGCAGGGGCATCTTGCGTCCACAGCCAGCCAGCGCCAGCAGGGCGCACAGGGCCGCACCGAGCAGGTACCGCACCCTCAGTGTGCGCCTCTCAAAAGGCCAAGCTGAAGGTGAATTGATGGGTCGAGCCAAGATGGGCAAAGTCCTTGTATGCATAGTCCAGCACCGCACGAGCCCCGGCCACAGGGAGCAACAAGCCGGCACCCAGGGTGAATCGCTCTTCGTCAAAGTTGATCCGATACCCGCCCCGCACATGCAGCCGCTGCAGCACCTCCAAGTCCAGGCCGACCACGGCGTTTTCCACATTGTCCATGGGATGGTTGACTTGCATGGCCGCGGTCAGCGTGTAGTGCTCCGTCGTGTACAGGTCACCTGCTACGCCCACACGGAACGTGGTAGGCGGCGCAAAGGCTTCGTAGGGCTGCTCCACGAACTCGCCTTGCGTGTTTTTCTTCAGGAACGAGCCACGCGCCTCCAGATCAGGCCCGAAATTGACAAGGCTCACGGCAAAGCGGACCTGGCGGTAGCCGGTCCAGTAGAAAGTCCCAAGGTCGATCATCCACCCACCCATGCGCACGTCGGCCAGCACCTCATCCACGTACTTTAGGGACAGGCCAAAGGAGAAGCGGTTGGTCATCTTCCGCGCGTAGGTGAAGGCGGCAAAGCTATCCTGGAACCGGAAGTACTCGCCGGTCCCAGTAGGGTAGTACTCGTTGGTGACCTCCATGTCGGCCATGTGCAGCATGCCGAGGCTCACGCCCAACGTGCCGATGCGCGGCAGATGGTGCACGTAGCCGAGGAATTCGTACTGGATGTCCGCCGGCCATTCGATGTGGCTGAGGGCCAAACTATTCGTCGCTAACTGTGCCGCGCCCGCGGGGTTCCAGTAGAGTACGGTGGCGTCGCCAGCCAGGGCTGTGCCGGCTCCACTCATCGCCACCGCCTGCGCCCCAACTTCGATTTTCAGAAAGGTCCCAGAGGCTGTGCCGATGCGCTGCCCGCCGAGGAGCTGAAACGCCGCCTGGCCATGCACCTGCGCCGTGCAGGCGGCCAGCAGCATAGCGGCCACGATCACCCCTTGCCAATGTCTCTCTTTCTGCCTGGACATGCAAAACTCGGCGCAAGGATTCAGAATCTCACCCCAACGCCCCAACGAACCGTGCGCGGCCAGCGGTATTTCGACGGATCGTAGATGGGGTTGGGATTCGGGTTGATGTCGCGCGTGTAGCTCTTCGTCAAAATATCTCCGGGCCTGTATTCCCGGCCAGTATAGGGATTGATAATACGCGGGATCAACGCGTTCAAGGCATTCTCGA containing:
- a CDS encoding PorV/PorQ family protein, which produces MSRQKERHWQGVIVAAMLLAACTAQVHGQAAFQLLGGQRIGTASGTFLKIEVGAQAVAMSGAGTALAGDATVLYWNPAGAAQLATNSLALSHIEWPADIQYEFLGYVHHLPRIGTLGVSLGMLHMADMEVTNEYYPTGTGEYFRFQDSFAAFTYARKMTNRFSFGLSLKYVDEVLADVRMGGWMIDLGTFYWTGYRQVRFAVSLVNFGPDLEARGSFLKKNTQGEFVEQPYEAFAPPTTFRVGVAGDLYTTEHYTLTAAMQVNHPMDNVENAVVGLDLEVLQRLHVRGGYRINFDEERFTLGAGLLLPVAGARAVLDYAYKDFAHLGSTHQFTFSLAF
- a CDS encoding NHL repeat-containing protein yields the protein MRYLLGAALCALLALAGCGRKMPLPAVTTVARSFGASDTSYIPLNPVWDAETIGYFAPQPMVPTDITIGDDGYLFVADSANDRVFVLTTAGQLVREHGLDQIAPVPGPLAVDIDAKLNLLIVTGGKTVWVWNQYLHREEVDSIAGVTGKFSGERAIIDSVLGIHPFYVDEGRKTSFQGVAFGPTASNTVFLTDKGYNRILRLRIVVSGRARLRNGRVHPTFKGVYDGEVATYGSGAGTVDNPRGLTVDGEGNIYFTQLGGNFLVQKLKKQGDFYTSAYTLYQHPIMDLNRFVGPYDVALDQDGAIFVADTQAGRVYKFFNKGGRAGHPASLGKTGLGQEVFARPRGLFVSNDNVVYVAEADAHRIRRFRFSVSESDLPVEQP
- a CDS encoding TonB-dependent receptor, with amino-acid sequence MKGKLLVVVSLLLVASVPGLVLAQSGRVVGRVTDARTGAPLPAANVVLQGTVVGAATNLAGEFVIPKAPLGTHQLRVSYIGYRTAFVEVAVQANLTTRIEVELEPEVISGATIMVLADRAKIRETPVAFTDVRKEEMEARLGSQDIPLVLNTTPSVYATMQGGGAGDARVNVRGFNQRNIAIMINGVPVNDMENAWLYWSNWDGVADATSSIQIQRGLSAVNLATPSIGGTMNIITDPTATELGVRFKQEVGNDGFLKSTLIANSGLIAGKYAFSAGAVRKVGDGVIDKTWTDAWAYYFGASWQVNPKNRLELYALGAPQRHGQNSFRQNIGVYSADFAKKLSDYDQAALTKYFEAKQGRKYNQNWGPVSSSYTGLQYWDGKTHERYNPNFINERENYYHKPLVNLNWYSQLTEKLGLLSTVYYSGGKGGGTGTFGSIKWNTTTPTRTPDWDATIANNKASATGSKGILRNSVNTQWTIGAISKVTYQLSAPVKLTAGVDWRTAEIKHYREVRDLLGGEYFYATHSDFWTDAQKQRKLGDKIDYDFTNTVDWAGVFGQAEYARGAVTAYGMGGYSTIKYSYTNHFRKDPATGGELKANTDWISGYQVKGGASYRFTRQLDAFANAGYVEKVPIFDNVINDRTGTKATDPKNEKFTSVEAGVNYVAMDGRLVVRGNLYHTTWMDRSVPREVTNPDGTEGIIFIQGIDLRHQGVELETSFQPMQLFRIEGSASVGDWKYLKDVSGVYKDYTTGGAQDVAYNFYVKGLKVGDAPQTQFALVGSVFPLRGLQAQAVYRYYMRHYADWDPLGRTNPADRKQSWRAPDYGVLDFHLTYDLPFRFGGVGLQLFAHVFNALDTEYIQDATDNSAYNAWDKDHDADDAEVFFGLPRTFNAGLTITYR